A single window of Candidatus Eremiobacterota bacterium DNA harbors:
- a CDS encoding Uma2 family endonuclease, with translation MADSVKHDRIVLTYEDYLTLPNDRNRYEILEGELVMTPSPTTVHQKVSQNLEFIIISYLREHPVGSLYHAPVDVLLSDISVVVPDILFVAQQRASLISERGIEGAPDLIVEILSPGTAKYDRVSKMQIYGKRGVEWYWIVDHKEKTIEEYHNEKGSFRLVRKASADEDFHPGLFPGLVIPLSKVWE, from the coding sequence ATGGCAGACTCCGTAAAGCACGACAGAATTGTGCTCACCTACGAGGACTATCTCACGCTCCCCAACGACAGGAACCGCTATGAAATCCTGGAAGGAGAGCTTGTCATGACGCCTTCGCCCACGACTGTCCACCAGAAAGTCTCTCAGAATCTTGAATTTATCATCATATCATACTTGAGGGAGCACCCTGTCGGGTCCTTGTATCATGCTCCTGTAGACGTGCTGCTCAGCGACATTTCGGTGGTGGTGCCGGACATACTCTTTGTCGCTCAGCAGAGAGCCTCCCTTATCTCTGAAAGAGGCATAGAAGGAGCCCCCGATCTCATTGTGGAGATCCTTTCTCCCGGTACCGCAAAGTACGACAGGGTGAGCAAAATGCAGATCTACGGGAAGCGCGGCGTAGAGTGGTACTGGATAGTGGATCACAAGGAAAAGACCATTGAAGAGTACCACAACGAAAAAGGCTCATTCAGGCTTGTCAGGAAAGCATCAGCAGACGAAGACTTTCACCCCGGGCTCTTCCCCGGCCTCGTGATCCCCCTCTCGAAGGTGTGGGAGTAA
- a CDS encoding type II toxin-antitoxin system HicB family antitoxin yields the protein MLRYPARFIPAEEGGFIVEFPDLPGCHTEGDTLEEAKAMAKEALTGWLESVYSRELKIPDPSDIKGNGIYYVAPEPEIEIPIMIRKIRIDKGLSQKEIADAIGIKYQTYQRFENPGKFNATVKNLKRISRALGKELEIVIK from the coding sequence ATGCTGAGGTATCCTGCCCGTTTCATTCCCGCAGAGGAAGGCGGCTTTATCGTTGAATTTCCCGATCTTCCAGGATGCCACACGGAAGGCGACACATTGGAGGAAGCAAAGGCTATGGCGAAGGAGGCCCTCACGGGATGGCTTGAATCAGTTTACAGCAGGGAGCTTAAAATACCCGATCCCTCTGATATCAAAGGGAATGGCATCTATTATGTAGCCCCTGAGCCAGAAATAGAGATTCCCATAATGATTCGCAAAATAAGGATTGATAAAGGGCTCTCTCAGAAGGAAATAGCCGATGCCATCGGGATTAAGTATCAAACATACCAGAGGTTCGAAAACCCCGGGAAGTTCAATGCCACGGTGAAAAACCTGAAGCGCATAAGCAGGGCGCTCGGGAAAGAGCTTGAAATAGTGATAAAATAG
- a CDS encoding type II toxin-antitoxin system HicA family toxin, producing MTGKQMKKLFEENRWELDRIKGSHHIMRKGEHTESIPVHGSRELKKGMEKALLKRLKEVD from the coding sequence ATGACCGGCAAGCAGATGAAAAAACTGTTTGAAGAAAATAGATGGGAGCTTGACAGGATCAAAGGAAGCCACCATATCATGAGGAAGGGTGAGCACACGGAATCGATCCCTGTTCACGGAAGCAGAGAACTTAAAAAGGGCATGGAGAAGGCGCTTCTTAAAAGGCTGAAGGAGGTCGATTAA
- a CDS encoding Uma2 family endonuclease, translating to MTCGSVSKRGIEGAPDLLIEILSESTARYDRVGKMQLYARFGVEWYWIADPREKTLEEFHNENGSFVLIEKASGDSEFSPKLFHGLVIPLSKVWEGRH from the coding sequence TTGACCTGCGGCTCGGTCTCAAAGCGCGGCATAGAAGGCGCCCCTGATCTCCTGATAGAGATACTCTCAGAGAGCACTGCCAGGTACGACAGGGTGGGCAAGATGCAGCTCTATGCCAGGTTCGGCGTGGAGTGGTACTGGATAGCGGACCCCCGGGAGAAGACCCTGGAAGAGTTTCATAATGAAAATGGCTCTTTCGTGCTCATCGAGAAAGCTTCAGGTGACAGTGAGTTTTCCCCCAAGCTTTTCCACGGGCTTGTGATTCCCCTCTCGAAGGTGTGGGAGGGGAGGCACTAG
- a CDS encoding ATP-binding protein, with the protein MKRYLYEAILKDLTRKMVFVTGPRQVGKTFLARDIEKNFNRSIYLNNDDIDDARAIRNREWPLNTELIVLDEIHKLKDWKNYLKGTFDTRRDIQKFLVTGSARLDTFRQTGDSLAGRYFLYHLNPLSVKELSGSMAPYEIVSALNRLGGFPEPFLSASDDHAGRWRKQYYTDIVREDIMDFSRINEIRSIRLMLEMLRRRVGSPVSYSSLAEDLQLAPNTVRKYIDVLESLNIIFIIRPLHRNIARSLLKEPKIYFFDSGYVDGDEGVRLENTVAVCLLKHVQYLQDAKGTETALHYIRTRDGKEVDFALAENGVASCFIEVKLSEGSPGRFLKYFKERYPSIHSVQLVHNLHYDREINDIQIVRAGEWLSQLSA; encoded by the coding sequence ATGAAAAGATACCTCTATGAAGCCATACTCAAAGATTTAACCAGGAAAATGGTCTTTGTGACAGGTCCCCGTCAGGTGGGAAAGACCTTTCTTGCCAGAGATATTGAAAAGAACTTCAACAGGTCAATATATCTGAACAATGATGATATCGATGATGCGAGAGCCATTAGAAACCGTGAATGGCCATTAAACACGGAACTGATAGTCCTCGACGAGATTCACAAGCTGAAGGACTGGAAAAACTACCTGAAGGGCACTTTTGACACAAGAAGAGACATACAGAAATTTCTTGTCACAGGAAGCGCCAGATTGGATACTTTCAGACAAACCGGCGATTCACTCGCTGGCAGATACTTTCTCTACCATCTCAACCCTCTTTCGGTAAAGGAACTGTCGGGCAGCATGGCGCCTTATGAGATCGTCTCTGCATTGAACAGGCTGGGAGGCTTTCCCGAACCATTTCTTTCGGCATCCGACGATCACGCCGGACGCTGGCGAAAGCAATATTACACAGATATTGTGCGGGAAGATATAATGGATTTCAGCCGTATAAATGAAATCCGCTCAATCCGCCTCATGCTTGAAATGCTCAGAAGGCGTGTCGGTTCCCCGGTATCTTATTCCTCACTGGCAGAAGATCTCCAGCTGGCACCGAATACGGTCCGGAAATATATCGATGTTCTGGAAAGCCTGAATATTATTTTCATCATCAGGCCCCTGCACCGCAATATCGCACGTTCACTCCTGAAGGAACCGAAAATATATTTTTTTGACAGCGGCTATGTTGACGGAGATGAGGGCGTACGCCTTGAAAATACAGTGGCTGTGTGCCTGCTTAAACATGTGCAGTATCTCCAAGATGCAAAAGGCACGGAAACAGCTCTCCATTATATTCGCACCAGGGATGGAAAGGAAGTCGATTTCGCACTGGCCGAGAACGGTGTTGCATCTTGTTTCATTGAAGTGAAGCTCTCTGAGGGTTCACCGGGGCGATTTCTGAAATATTTCAAAGAGAGATATCCCTCAATTCATTCAGTGCAGTTGGTGCACAATCTCCACTATGACAGAGAAATAAATGATATTCAAATAGTGAGAGCCGGGGAATGGCTGTCACAACTGAGCGCATAA
- a CDS encoding isochorismatase, which yields MRKSVLPLPSHFDRNKVGEVWRVPYQQRFTEALEWARRHHVDPAAKDRFRICLMVIDAQNTFCIPGFELFVGGRSGSGAVDDNVRLCEFIYRNLPFITEIAPTLDTHTAMQIFHPFFLVNDEGKNPAPMTAISVEDIEKGLWKVNPAIAHSVAKGNYLALQRHLLHYARKLSEGGKYQLMIWPYHAMLGGIGHCLVASLEEALFFHAVARGSQTGFEIKGGNPLTENYSVLRPEVLDGADGSSVAQKNARFIKKLLEFDAVIIAGQAKSHCVAWTIDDLLGELVLQDEKLARKVYLLEDCTSPVVVPGIVDFSDEADAAFRRFRDAGMNIVRSTEDIAAWPGISLPAAA from the coding sequence ATGAGAAAGAGCGTGTTACCACTCCCCTCGCACTTTGACAGGAACAAGGTAGGCGAAGTATGGAGAGTCCCTTACCAGCAGCGCTTTACCGAGGCACTCGAGTGGGCCCGGAGGCACCATGTGGACCCGGCGGCAAAAGACAGGTTCCGCATCTGCCTCATGGTCATTGATGCCCAGAACACCTTCTGCATTCCTGGTTTTGAGCTCTTCGTGGGCGGGCGCTCAGGCAGCGGCGCTGTTGACGACAACGTAAGGCTCTGCGAGTTCATTTACCGCAACCTCCCTTTCATCACCGAAATCGCGCCGACACTCGACACTCACACGGCCATGCAGATTTTTCACCCTTTCTTCCTCGTCAACGATGAAGGGAAAAATCCCGCGCCTATGACGGCCATATCAGTTGAGGACATTGAAAAAGGCCTGTGGAAGGTGAATCCCGCCATCGCCCACAGCGTGGCGAAAGGCAACTACCTGGCCCTCCAGAGGCATCTCCTCCATTATGCGAGGAAGCTCAGCGAGGGGGGAAAATACCAGCTCATGATATGGCCCTATCACGCAATGCTCGGGGGGATCGGCCATTGCCTCGTGGCATCGCTTGAGGAAGCCTTGTTTTTCCATGCCGTGGCCCGGGGAAGCCAGACGGGCTTCGAGATCAAGGGAGGAAACCCTCTCACGGAAAACTACTCGGTGCTCCGCCCCGAAGTGCTTGACGGCGCCGACGGGAGCTCCGTTGCCCAGAAAAACGCCAGGTTCATCAAGAAGCTCCTGGAATTCGACGCCGTAATCATCGCGGGGCAGGCAAAAAGCCACTGCGTCGCCTGGACCATTGACGACCTCCTGGGCGAGCTGGTCCTCCAGGATGAAAAACTCGCCCGCAAGGTCTACCTGCTTGAGGACTGCACCTCGCCGGTGGTGGTGCCCGGCATCGTGGATTTCTCGGACGAGGCCGACGCGGCCTTCCGCCGCTTCCGTGACGCCGGGATGAATATTGTGCGCTCCACCGAGGACATTGCCGCGTGGCCCGGCATCTCACTTCCCGCTGCAGCCTAG
- a CDS encoding ankyrin repeat domain-containing protein: MKECPFCREMLHEDTLRCYYCGKILIDIPSGSRDTAESYQNIFKAVDNSNEDAVKAFIRKGIDLNAREDKYGATPLHHAARIGKTAMVELLISSGADKNAKDYFGSTPLLMASNFGRDEVVDLLIKSRADINLNNSEGNTPLHTACYEGYFHIAESLLGNGADPDASNNWGWTPLHNAAWKGRKEIISLLLSHGADAALETIDGESPMRFALQERHMDAVEVLMLHGLRP; this comes from the coding sequence ATGAAGGAATGCCCTTTTTGCAGGGAAATGCTCCATGAAGATACCCTGAGATGCTATTACTGCGGGAAAATCCTTATCGACATCCCCTCCGGAAGCCGCGATACCGCCGAGAGCTATCAGAACATCTTCAAGGCTGTTGACAACAGCAATGAGGACGCGGTAAAAGCCTTTATCCGGAAAGGGATTGATCTGAATGCCAGGGAGGACAAGTACGGCGCCACTCCCCTCCATCACGCCGCAAGAATCGGGAAGACTGCCATGGTGGAGCTCCTCATCTCCTCCGGTGCAGACAAGAATGCAAAAGATTATTTTGGCTCCACACCCCTTCTCATGGCATCAAATTTCGGGAGAGACGAGGTTGTCGATCTGCTCATCAAAAGCAGGGCCGACATCAACCTGAACAACAGCGAGGGAAACACACCTCTCCACACTGCCTGCTATGAAGGCTATTTCCATATCGCCGAGAGCCTCCTCGGGAACGGTGCCGATCCCGATGCCTCCAACAACTGGGGCTGGACTCCCCTTCATAACGCCGCCTGGAAAGGGAGAAAGGAGATTATCTCCCTTCTTCTCTCTCATGGAGCCGATGCCGCCCTGGAAACCATTGACGGAGAGAGCCCTATGAGGTTCGCCCTGCAGGAGCGCCACATGGACGCCGTGGAAGTCCTCATGCTCCACGGTCTCAGACCATGA
- a CDS encoding sugar ABC transporter substrate-binding protein: protein MKAKSLFLFFTAVALLALSWGCGGTAREVSIAVMFRVQYNPYFKIMEQGIRETAQKHKAKVIILETEEYRDHEKELVFKRLVDYKIKALLVVPENRDRAKKYLIPIILQANRLKIPVVFIHGLMEDELIKESGAKVETVVSCDNSKGGGLAADYIAKNIGARGKVLMLEGDSASLSSKLRGGGFMDALAKYPGIELLTAPHAKWQRDNAFQVTRDVIKNNTDIAAVFAYNDLMILGASDAVQFSRIKRPVMVGFDGTEEGIKAIKEDRIDATVDQSPYEIGQIGVESVLKVLKGEKVPPRIYTRTELISRQSLDLPFGH from the coding sequence ATGAAAGCAAAAAGTCTTTTCCTTTTTTTTACGGCCGTTGCGCTCCTTGCCCTCTCGTGGGGCTGCGGCGGAACAGCCCGCGAGGTGAGCATCGCGGTGATGTTCCGCGTCCAATACAACCCCTATTTCAAGATCATGGAGCAAGGCATAAGGGAGACTGCGCAAAAGCACAAGGCCAAGGTAATCATTCTTGAGACGGAGGAGTACCGCGACCATGAGAAGGAGCTTGTATTCAAGAGGCTCGTGGATTACAAGATCAAGGCCCTCCTTGTGGTCCCCGAGAACCGGGATCGGGCGAAGAAATACCTGATCCCCATTATACTTCAGGCCAACCGCCTCAAGATACCCGTGGTTTTCATCCATGGCCTCATGGAAGATGAGCTTATCAAAGAAAGCGGCGCAAAAGTCGAGACTGTCGTGTCGTGCGACAACAGCAAGGGCGGCGGGCTTGCCGCTGATTATATTGCCAAGAATATCGGCGCCAGGGGCAAGGTGCTGATGCTGGAGGGAGACAGTGCGAGCCTTTCCAGCAAGCTGAGGGGAGGTGGATTCATGGATGCCCTGGCAAAATATCCCGGCATTGAGCTGCTCACCGCTCCCCATGCAAAATGGCAGCGCGACAATGCCTTCCAGGTGACAAGGGACGTGATAAAAAATAATACCGATATCGCGGCGGTTTTTGCCTACAACGATCTCATGATTTTAGGAGCCTCCGACGCGGTGCAGTTCTCAAGGATCAAGAGGCCCGTCATGGTAGGTTTTGATGGCACAGAGGAAGGGATAAAGGCCATCAAGGAAGACAGGATAGATGCCACGGTGGATCAGAGCCCCTATGAGATTGGGCAGATTGGCGTAGAATCAGTGTTGAAAGTGCTCAAAGGTGAGAAGGTCCCCCCCAGGATTTACACCAGGACCGAGCTTATCAGCAGGCAGAGCCTTGATCTCCCCTTCGGCCATTAA
- a CDS encoding diguanylate cyclase, with translation MMPMITGENQEEQFRKELDELRKKNEELCALAAERTRIEEMIKRRLEFEKTVSMISARFLGDCDIDNAIEQSLQEMAVLRNAVRAYIFMFSEDGALVSNTHEWCAPDNPPQKEKMQNLPTNFFVIGLDKLRRGEPVHIKTASKLPSESDREALEKQGIKSLLLLPLRLNQSLAGFIGFDSAVRTTEWTEDDVSILRVASEVIGRAIERKKQDSELAKQMHNLSILYDVGRALNFIDDLTKLLKMILDRAIDIAQSQKGSLMLYDENTDELVVRVVRGLDSATEERILHGEIQCVRIKPGDGIAGRVFESGQPLIINNTREDTRFIAPMDSYVANILCVPLRVFDETIGVINITNKKNDEPFNENDVHIVAALSNQAAVAINNARLYELAVTDSITKLLIRRHFMQRLEDEVRRAKRYGHKFSLVMVDFDHFKEINDTYGHPAGDKVLMDVGRIFKKFVRSSDFVGRYGGEEFSFALPETGLAGASVFCERLRKKIEDYEFTYKDILIRKTISLGIATFPDHADDMQELIRRADLSLYKAKRDGRNKSCSFDDVMRYEKAHNEEPA, from the coding sequence ATGATGCCTATGATTACCGGTGAAAATCAGGAAGAGCAATTCAGGAAAGAGCTTGACGAGCTGAGGAAGAAGAACGAGGAGCTCTGTGCCCTCGCCGCCGAGAGAACCCGCATCGAGGAGATGATAAAAAGGCGCCTGGAGTTTGAGAAGACTGTCTCAATGATCTCGGCACGTTTTCTCGGCGACTGCGACATCGACAATGCAATTGAGCAGTCTCTCCAGGAGATGGCGGTACTCCGCAATGCAGTGAGGGCTTACATTTTCATGTTCAGCGAAGACGGAGCTCTTGTGAGCAACACCCACGAGTGGTGCGCTCCCGACAATCCCCCCCAGAAGGAGAAGATGCAGAACCTCCCCACCAATTTTTTTGTCATAGGTCTTGACAAGCTCAGGCGCGGAGAGCCTGTCCATATCAAGACCGCGTCGAAGCTCCCCAGCGAAAGCGACAGGGAAGCCCTGGAAAAACAGGGGATTAAATCCCTCCTCCTCCTTCCCCTGAGGCTGAACCAGAGCCTGGCAGGCTTTATCGGCTTTGACAGCGCCGTGCGCACCACCGAGTGGACCGAAGACGACGTCTCTATCCTCCGTGTCGCCTCTGAAGTGATTGGAAGGGCCATTGAGCGTAAAAAGCAGGACAGCGAGCTTGCCAAGCAGATGCACAACCTTTCAATACTTTACGACGTGGGGCGGGCCCTCAACTTCATAGATGACCTCACGAAGCTCCTCAAGATGATTCTGGACAGGGCAATCGATATCGCACAGAGCCAGAAAGGCTCCCTTATGCTCTATGACGAAAACACCGATGAGCTCGTGGTGAGAGTGGTGAGAGGTCTTGACAGCGCCACCGAGGAAAGGATCCTCCATGGCGAGATACAATGCGTCCGCATCAAGCCCGGCGACGGCATCGCCGGCCGCGTGTTCGAGAGCGGGCAGCCCCTCATCATCAATAACACCAGGGAAGACACCCGTTTCATAGCACCCATGGACTCCTATGTGGCCAACATACTCTGCGTGCCCCTCAGGGTTTTTGATGAAACCATCGGCGTCATCAATATCACCAACAAGAAAAACGACGAGCCCTTCAACGAGAACGACGTGCATATCGTGGCGGCCCTTTCCAACCAGGCTGCCGTGGCGATCAACAACGCCAGGCTCTACGAGCTGGCAGTCACCGACAGCATCACCAAGCTCCTCATCAGGAGGCATTTCATGCAGCGTCTCGAAGACGAGGTCAGGAGAGCCAAGCGCTACGGCCATAAATTCTCCCTCGTCATGGTGGATTTTGATCATTTCAAGGAGATCAATGACACCTACGGCCATCCTGCTGGTGACAAGGTCCTTATGGATGTGGGGAGAATCTTCAAGAAGTTCGTGAGAAGCTCTGATTTTGTAGGACGCTACGGCGGCGAGGAGTTTTCCTTTGCCCTCCCCGAAACGGGGCTTGCAGGGGCCTCGGTGTTCTGTGAGCGCCTGAGGAAAAAGATCGAAGACTATGAATTCACTTACAAGGACATCCTCATCAGAAAAACCATAAGCCTCGGGATAGCCACCTTCCCCGACCATGCCGACGACATGCAGGAGCTGATCAGGAGGGCCGACCTCTCCCTTTACAAGGCGAAGCGCGACGGGAGAAACAAGTCATGCTCCTTTGATGACGTGATGCGCTACGAAAAAGCCCACAACGAGGAGCCCGCATAA
- a CDS encoding PilN domain-containing protein: MAIKVDLLPTERKKFGFDPVIAIMIVLIAASVVVFYYFGIKLDKDIEVKRQEITRVEQDIQGLQSQLPIIDKLKKENQDIETQINTVKSLRYDPIRYSNLLDELSTLMPSNMWVSSISIEPGQAKVALSGTATEMPGIRPLESISGFMKNVQKSKYFRGATLSSTSRGTTSVNGTSYVSYSWGIDLTYDPKAAEQSSPGTSGPEKGPTGLNFMKSPAGLNLTKSPAGHNLTKGPTGINPKKGPTGFLTNAGKRS; this comes from the coding sequence ATGGCAATTAAAGTGGACCTGCTCCCCACGGAGCGCAAGAAATTCGGCTTTGATCCCGTCATCGCGATCATGATTGTGCTCATCGCCGCTTCGGTGGTAGTATTTTACTATTTCGGCATCAAGCTGGACAAGGACATCGAAGTGAAGCGCCAGGAGATCACACGCGTCGAACAGGACATCCAGGGCCTTCAGAGCCAGCTTCCCATCATAGACAAGCTCAAGAAGGAGAACCAGGACATTGAGACGCAGATCAACACCGTGAAGAGTCTCCGCTATGACCCAATCCGCTACAGTAACCTGCTTGACGAGCTCTCGACACTGATGCCGTCGAACATGTGGGTAAGCAGCATCTCCATTGAGCCGGGCCAGGCAAAGGTAGCCCTTTCAGGCACCGCTACGGAGATGCCGGGTATAAGGCCTTTGGAATCCATTTCGGGATTCATGAAAAATGTCCAGAAATCCAAGTATTTCAGAGGTGCGACCCTCTCGAGCACTTCCAGGGGAACCACAAGCGTGAACGGGACGAGCTACGTAAGTTACTCATGGGGCATTGATCTCACCTATGATCCCAAGGCTGCGGAACAGTCTTCACCAGGAACCTCAGGTCCCGAGAAAGGCCCCACAGGCCTCAATTTCATGAAAAGCCCCGCAGGCCTCAATCTCACGAAAAGTCCCGCAGGGCATAATCTCACAAAAGGCCCCACCGGCATCAATCCCAAGAAAGGCCCCACAGGCTTCTTGACAAATGCCGGGAAGAGGAGCTGA
- a CDS encoding helix-turn-helix transcriptional regulator yields the protein MFNCEKLLNWLDEKGITQYRFARMSGIEQSTVSRIISGLIDPGARTIARICQATRLSPDELIILPGPLRKGGEEKEGSPCLCRRALVTAAGGRKKGGEPYGN from the coding sequence ATGTTCAACTGCGAAAAACTTCTCAACTGGCTCGATGAAAAAGGAATTACTCAGTACCGCTTCGCGAGGATGTCCGGCATTGAGCAGTCAACCGTCAGCAGGATTATAAGCGGGCTCATCGACCCCGGAGCCCGCACTATCGCCAGGATATGCCAGGCGACGAGGCTCAGCCCCGATGAGCTTATAATCCTTCCCGGACCACTGAGGAAAGGAGGTGAAGAGAAAGAAGGGTCACCGTGCCTGTGCCGCAGGGCACTGGTGACAGCAGCGGGCGGCAGAAAAAAAGGAGGTGAACCATATGGCAATTAA
- a CDS encoding helix-turn-helix domain-containing protein, whose translation MLGSRLRFSRERLGHSRRDLSELSGIDQTTIYKIETEKIKNPNLSTIEHLAQALDVDVFYLLGATDDPSKKKAGHTSIKVEKPLKVQQLKEVLHDFKEVSARLKKARIDHAMKERPYYPILLDVPLDGGEVDLSDISEEHIRGHINMVYHEKVDYIFEVKGNAMEPFVGDGALVMVRAFEPGMVKDDDVAVFHLKEKKITTIRQAFFHRVQQKLNVGLRSFNPPGTDWYHFVPEIITCEGKVIGTETEKKAIKALIENLEPRSPHHK comes from the coding sequence ATGCTGGGATCAAGGCTGAGATTTTCAAGAGAGCGGCTCGGCCACTCAAGGAGAGACCTTTCGGAATTATCGGGAATCGATCAGACCACTATCTACAAGATAGAGACGGAGAAGATCAAAAACCCCAACCTGTCAACTATTGAGCATCTTGCCCAGGCTCTGGATGTTGACGTGTTCTACCTGCTGGGGGCCACCGATGATCCCTCGAAGAAAAAGGCGGGCCATACTTCCATCAAGGTGGAGAAACCCCTCAAGGTGCAGCAGCTCAAGGAGGTGCTCCATGATTTCAAGGAAGTCTCTGCAAGGCTGAAGAAGGCCCGCATAGACCATGCCATGAAGGAAAGGCCCTATTACCCCATTCTGCTGGATGTGCCGCTTGACGGGGGGGAAGTGGACCTGTCCGATATCTCCGAGGAGCATATAAGGGGCCATATCAACATGGTGTACCATGAAAAAGTTGATTATATCTTTGAAGTCAAGGGAAATGCCATGGAGCCTTTTGTGGGGGACGGCGCCCTCGTGATGGTGAGGGCATTTGAGCCTGGAATGGTCAAGGATGATGACGTGGCAGTCTTTCACCTCAAGGAGAAAAAAATCACCACCATAAGGCAGGCCTTTTTTCACCGGGTGCAGCAGAAGCTCAACGTGGGCCTCCGCTCTTTCAATCCCCCCGGGACCGACTGGTATCACTTTGTCCCTGAAATCATCACCTGTGAAGGCAAGGTAATCGGCACGGAGACGGAGAAAAAGGCCATAAAGGCTCTCATTGAGAACCTTGAGCCCCGCAGCCCCCACCATAAATGA